The following are encoded in a window of Anopheles gambiae chromosome X, idAnoGambNW_F1_1, whole genome shotgun sequence genomic DNA:
- the LOC1271727 gene encoding enhancer of rudimentary homolog: MSHTILLVQPGQHPETRTYSDYESVNECMEGVCKIYEEQLKRRNPNTPTITYDISQLFDFVDQLIDLSCLVYQKSTNTYAPYNKEWIKEKIYVLLRQAAGTNA; this comes from the exons ATGTCGCACACCATCCTGCTGGTGCAGCCGGGGCAGCATCCGGAAACGCGCACCTACAGCGACTACGAGAGCGTGAACGAGTGCATGGAGGGGGTGTGCAAGATCTACGAGGAGCAGCTGAAGCGGCGCAACCCCAACACACCGACCATCACCTACGACATTAGCCAGCTTTTCGACTTTGTCGATCAG CTAATCGATCTCAGCTGCCTCGTCTACCAGAAGTCGACCAACACCTACGCGCCCTACAACAAGGAATGGATAAAGGAGAAAATCTACGTCCTGCTGAGGCAGGCGGCCGGCACCAACGCGTAA
- the LOC133392078 gene encoding uncharacterized protein LOC133392078, giving the protein MPYSNGATLRFLVPAVLRGSQRSVCRLTRVSISSDSVYHDDSDDSGASSVIPIAYRPVSSPGSTDGESMDGDKQSLGSPALTPPPGVPSLLSPSPSPISFRSWSVAISTASSDEFEYDNYDDDDDDTSDASLPGAAANRSNVQRRRKPAAPLPLSPFDFGSIAAPSRTKGSKVSSQAPRKAAKRGKSTGRAPTDQRSPPTASSPVGSSGSGALGSTVIRLVPPSVDIFQTLLDLGPAPRSRSSSTGGNANGGGSISGGSGGSAGGSSVAIGDGLARSERSLSMPTPTEEEVRGAPGASVASSGAEGAGVGGGEDSEGRPMASLAVPELTDDDQTSDELEDELEEELESAEAGLLNLARLGCRVQFASTVIDNERGAGADGSGPGPSGLGRM; this is encoded by the exons ATGCCGTACAGCAATGGGGCGACGTTGCGATTTCTCGTGCCGGCCGTGCTGCGCGGCAGCCAGCGCAGCGTGTGCCGCCTAACGCGCGTCTCGATCAGCTCCGACTCCGTGTACCACGACgattcggacgactccggtgcGTCGAGCGTGATCCCGATCGCTTACCGCCCGGTAAGCAGCCCCGGGAGCACCGACGGCGAATCGATGGACGGCGACAAACAAAG CTTGGGATCGCCGGCACTAACACCGCCGCCGGGTGTGCCGTCGCTGCTGTCCCCCTCGCCCTCGCCGATCTCGTTCCGGTCCTGGTCGGTGGCCATCTCGACCGCCTCGTCCGACGAGTTCGAGTACGACaactacgacgacgacgacgacgacactaGCGACGCGTCGCTGCCGGGTGCTGCCGCCAATCGATCGAACGTACAGCGGCGCCGCAAACCGGCCGCCCCGCTGCCACTGTCCCCGTTCGACTTCGGGAGCATCGCGGCCCCGTCCCGTACGAAAGGCTCGAAGGTGTCGTCCCAGGCACCGAGGAAGGCGGCCAAGCGGGGCAAGAGCACTGGGCGCGCCCCGACCGACCAGCGGTCCCCGCCGACGGCCAGCTCGCCGGtcggcagcagtggcagcgggGCGCTCGGCTCGACCGTAATTCGATTAGTGCCACCGTCGGTTGACATCTTCCAGACGCTGCTGGATCTGGGGCCGGCACCGCGCAGCCGATCCTCCTCGACCGGCGGCAACGCTAACGGGGGCGGCAGCATCAGCGGCGGAAGCGGGGGCAGCGCCGGCGGTAGCAGCGTCGCGATCGGGGACGGCCTGGCACGGTCCGAGCGGTCGCTCAGCATGCCGACGCCGACggaggaggaggtgcgcgGTGCGCCCGGTGCTAGCGTCGCGTCCAGCGGGGCCGAAGGGGCCGGCGTAGGAGGCGGTGAGGATAGCGAGGGTCGCCCGATGGCTTCGCTAGCCGTGCCCGAGCTGACCGACGACGATCAGACGAGCGACGAGCTGGAGGACGAGCTGGAGGAGGAGCTGGAGAGCGCGGAGGCAGG ATTGCTCAATCTGGCCCGGCTAGGTTGTCGCGTTCAGTTCGCTAGCACCGTGATCGATAACGAGCGGGGTGCCGGTGCGGATGGTTCCGGCCCAGGGCCTTCCGGTCTGGGCAGAATGTGA